From Cellulomonas oligotrophica, a single genomic window includes:
- a CDS encoding ABC transporter ATP-binding protein: MAAVEEAVAPVRTQHGAALEIAGVTKRFGGFVAVDDLTLTVPSGSFFALLGPSGCGKTTTLRMVAGLERPTAGTISLAGRDVTDAPPHRRPVNTVFQSYALFPHLSVGENVAFGLRRTRAAEVARRVREGLELVELAHLADRRPGQLSGGQQQRVALARAVVNRPALLLLDEPLGALDLKLRRQMQLELKRIQSEVGLTFVHVTHDQEEAMSMADTVAVMNGGRIEQMGAPADLYELPRTAFVANFLGQSNLVPGTVVETGDDVLGVDVAGQRLLVRADRAVRTSGDVLVGVRPEKVRLLDADAGADGPGPDEDVLGPGTVVDVAFTGVSTQYQVVLDGGLGTFGVFAQNLGGGTRAPGDRVRLAWRHGHTFALDGHDAPAAGTVDLDGEP; encoded by the coding sequence GTGGCCGCCGTCGAGGAGGCCGTGGCACCGGTGCGCACGCAGCACGGTGCCGCGCTCGAGATCGCGGGGGTCACCAAGCGGTTCGGCGGGTTCGTGGCCGTCGACGACCTCACCCTGACCGTCCCGTCGGGCAGCTTCTTCGCGCTGCTCGGCCCGTCGGGGTGCGGCAAGACCACGACGCTGCGCATGGTCGCGGGGCTCGAGCGTCCCACCGCGGGGACGATCAGCCTGGCGGGTCGCGACGTGACGGACGCGCCGCCGCACCGGCGCCCGGTGAACACGGTGTTCCAGAGCTATGCGCTGTTCCCGCACCTGAGCGTGGGGGAGAACGTGGCGTTCGGGCTGCGCCGGACCCGGGCCGCGGAGGTCGCGCGCCGGGTCCGTGAGGGCCTGGAGCTCGTCGAGCTGGCGCACCTGGCGGACCGTCGCCCGGGCCAGCTGTCGGGCGGTCAGCAGCAGCGGGTCGCCCTGGCCCGGGCGGTCGTCAACCGGCCGGCGCTGCTGCTGCTGGACGAGCCGCTGGGCGCGCTCGACCTCAAGCTGCGCCGGCAGATGCAGCTCGAGCTCAAGCGGATCCAGTCCGAGGTCGGCCTGACGTTCGTGCACGTGACCCACGACCAGGAGGAGGCCATGTCGATGGCCGACACCGTGGCCGTGATGAACGGCGGGCGGATCGAGCAGATGGGCGCCCCGGCGGACCTGTACGAGCTGCCGCGCACCGCGTTCGTGGCGAACTTCCTCGGGCAGTCGAACCTCGTGCCGGGCACCGTGGTGGAGACCGGCGACGACGTGCTCGGGGTCGACGTGGCCGGGCAGCGGCTGCTGGTGCGGGCCGACCGTGCGGTGCGCACGAGCGGCGACGTCCTCGTGGGCGTGCGCCCGGAGAAGGTCCGCCTCCTCGACGCGGACGCCGGGGCGGACGGCCCCGGGCCGGACGAGGACGTGCTGGGACCCGGCACGGTCGTGGACGTCGCGTTCACGGGGGTCTCGACGCAGTACCAGGTGGTGCTCGACGGCGGCCTGGGCACGTTCGGCGTCTTCGCCCAGAACCTCGGGGGCGGCACCCGGGCGCCGGGCGACCGCGTCCGCCTGGCGTGGCGGCACGGGCACACGTTCGCGCTCGACGGGCACGACGCGCCCGCCGCGGGCACCGTCGACCTGGACGGCGAGCCGTGA
- a CDS encoding ABC transporter permease produces MSLTAALGQRGTTPAPPPTARRSGYRGLVVPGVLYLVAFFVVPVAALLATSLYTSVPGGELGQYAPALRWQNYTEALAQFWPQLLRSFGFALVATLATLAIGYPMAYLIAVRARGRPTLQGVLLVLVVAPFFTSFILRTVAWKQILADDAAVVAALRWLHVLPPDGRLAATPAAVVIGLTYAFLPFMVLPLYAALERLDPRMLEAGADLYASPVTTFRTVTLPLSMPGVVAGTLLTFIPATGDYVNSSLLGNNTDTTMIGQVIDGRFFRVLDYPTAAALSVVLMVSILLLVTAYVRRTGTEDLV; encoded by the coding sequence GTGAGCCTCACCGCGGCGCTCGGCCAGCGCGGCACCACGCCCGCCCCGCCGCCGACCGCGCGGCGCAGCGGCTACCGCGGCCTGGTCGTCCCCGGAGTGCTGTACCTCGTGGCGTTCTTCGTCGTCCCCGTCGCCGCGCTGCTCGCGACGTCGCTGTACACGTCCGTCCCGGGCGGCGAGCTGGGCCAGTACGCGCCCGCGCTGCGGTGGCAGAACTACACCGAGGCGCTCGCGCAGTTCTGGCCCCAGCTGCTGCGCTCGTTCGGGTTCGCGCTCGTCGCGACGCTGGCCACCCTGGCGATCGGGTACCCGATGGCCTACCTGATCGCCGTGCGCGCCCGCGGTCGTCCGACGCTGCAGGGCGTGCTGCTGGTGCTCGTCGTGGCGCCCTTCTTCACCAGCTTCATCCTGCGGACCGTCGCGTGGAAGCAGATCCTCGCCGACGACGCCGCGGTCGTGGCCGCGCTGCGCTGGCTGCACGTGCTGCCTCCCGACGGCCGTCTGGCCGCGACACCCGCGGCCGTCGTGATCGGCCTGACCTACGCGTTCCTGCCGTTCATGGTGCTGCCGCTGTACGCGGCCCTCGAACGCCTCGACCCGCGGATGCTCGAGGCCGGCGCCGACCTGTACGCCTCGCCGGTCACCACGTTCCGGACCGTGACGCTGCCGCTGTCGATGCCCGGCGTCGTCGCCGGGACGCTGCTGACGTTCATCCCCGCGACCGGGGACTACGTGAACTCCTCGCTGCTGGGCAACAACACCGACACCACGATGATCGGCCAGGTCATCGACGGGAGGTTCTTCCGCGTGCTCGACTACCCGACCGCCGCGGCGCTGTCGGTCGTGCTGATGGTCTCGATCCTGCTGCTCGTCACCGCGTACGTGCGGCGCACCGGCACCGAGGACCTGGTGTGA
- a CDS encoding ABC transporter permease — protein sequence MRTARPGALVVPLFAGLGFVFLLVPVAYTVLFSFNDAGKTNLVWRGFTLDAWRNPCGAPQVCEALGNSLRVGLLATLVATTLGTMLAIALVRARFRGRSAVNLLVFLPMATPEVVLGAALVAQLLSLRVPLGFGTVVAAHVLFCISFVVVAVKARVASLDPALEEAAADLYASPWQAFWKVTFPLLLPGIGAAALLAFSLSFDDFIVTNFTSGGFVTFPKFVYVSATRGIPPQANVISSAMFAIALVLVVGTQVTQAARRRAAR from the coding sequence CTGCGCACCGCCCGGCCCGGGGCGCTCGTGGTCCCGCTGTTCGCCGGCCTGGGGTTCGTGTTCCTCCTCGTGCCCGTGGCGTACACCGTGCTGTTCTCGTTCAACGACGCGGGCAAGACCAACCTCGTGTGGCGGGGGTTCACCCTCGACGCGTGGCGCAACCCCTGCGGGGCGCCGCAGGTGTGCGAGGCCCTGGGCAACTCGCTGCGGGTCGGCCTGCTCGCCACCCTCGTCGCCACGACGCTGGGCACGATGCTCGCGATCGCCCTGGTCCGGGCCCGGTTCCGCGGGCGCAGCGCCGTCAACCTCCTGGTGTTCCTGCCGATGGCGACCCCCGAGGTCGTGCTCGGCGCCGCGCTGGTCGCCCAGCTGCTGTCGCTGCGGGTGCCGCTGGGGTTCGGCACGGTCGTCGCCGCGCACGTGCTGTTCTGCATCAGCTTCGTCGTGGTCGCCGTCAAGGCCCGGGTCGCGAGCCTCGACCCCGCCCTGGAGGAGGCGGCTGCCGACCTGTACGCCTCGCCCTGGCAGGCGTTCTGGAAGGTGACCTTCCCGCTCCTGCTGCCCGGCATCGGCGCGGCGGCGCTGCTCGCGTTCTCCCTGAGCTTCGACGACTTCATCGTCACGAACTTCACCTCCGGAGGGTTCGTCACCTTCCCGAAGTTCGTCTACGTGTCCGCCACGCGCGGGATCCCGCCCCAGGCCAACGTCATCAGCTCGGCGATGTTCGCGATCGCGCTGGTCCTCGTCGTGGGCACCCAGGTCACCCAGGCGGCCAGGCGCCGCGCGGCCCGCTGA
- a CDS encoding M50 family metallopeptidase, translating to MAYVIGVLVFVLVLLASIALHEVGHMVPAKRFGVRVSQYMVGFGPTLWSRTRGETEYGVKAIPLGGYVRLVGMYPTSDAVGAREPRSWWQRVAADARDVSAEEIRPGEDHRAFYRLSTPKKLVVMLGGPTMNLVIAFVLLAVVHVGIGVPGASTTVAAVPECVVPADAPADRECTDADPPTPALAAGLLPGDTVVAYDGTDVEDWAQLTGLIRATGDQTVTMVVERDGTEVDLTVTPVVAERPVVDDDGLVETDASGDVRTAEVGFLGIRPADELQRQSVAEVGVLTLERTWRTVEVVATLPSRIGEIVTTTVTGAERDATSVVGIVGVGRFAGEIASVEGEGITNATRLAGMLEMLAMLNVALFVFNLVPLPPLDGGHVAAALWEGGRRQVARLRGLPRPGPFDTARLVPVAYSVFVLLAGVGLLLAWADVFNPVRVFG from the coding sequence GTGGCCTACGTCATCGGCGTGCTCGTGTTCGTCCTCGTGCTGCTCGCGTCGATCGCGCTGCACGAGGTCGGGCACATGGTGCCCGCCAAGCGGTTCGGCGTGCGCGTCAGCCAGTACATGGTCGGGTTCGGCCCGACGCTGTGGTCGCGCACGCGCGGCGAGACCGAGTACGGCGTCAAGGCCATCCCGCTCGGCGGGTACGTGCGCCTCGTCGGCATGTACCCCACCTCCGACGCCGTCGGCGCCCGCGAGCCCCGCTCGTGGTGGCAGCGCGTGGCCGCCGACGCACGCGACGTCAGCGCCGAGGAGATCCGCCCCGGCGAGGACCACCGCGCGTTCTACCGGCTCTCCACGCCGAAGAAGCTCGTCGTCATGCTCGGCGGGCCCACGATGAACCTGGTCATCGCGTTCGTGCTGCTCGCCGTCGTGCACGTCGGCATCGGCGTGCCCGGTGCCTCCACCACGGTCGCCGCGGTGCCCGAGTGCGTGGTGCCCGCCGACGCCCCCGCCGACCGCGAGTGCACCGACGCCGACCCCCCGACGCCGGCGCTCGCGGCCGGGCTGCTGCCCGGCGACACCGTCGTCGCCTACGACGGCACCGACGTCGAGGACTGGGCCCAGCTCACCGGGCTCATCCGGGCCACCGGGGACCAGACCGTGACGATGGTCGTCGAGCGCGACGGCACCGAGGTCGACCTGACCGTGACGCCCGTCGTGGCCGAGCGCCCCGTCGTGGACGACGACGGCCTCGTCGAGACCGACGCCTCGGGGGACGTCCGCACCGCCGAGGTCGGGTTCCTCGGGATCCGCCCCGCCGACGAGCTGCAGCGGCAGTCCGTCGCTGAGGTCGGCGTGCTCACCCTCGAGCGCACCTGGCGCACCGTCGAGGTCGTCGCGACCCTGCCCAGCCGCATCGGCGAGATCGTCACCACCACCGTGACGGGTGCCGAGCGCGACGCCACGTCGGTCGTGGGCATCGTCGGCGTCGGGCGGTTCGCGGGCGAGATCGCGTCGGTCGAGGGCGAGGGCATCACGAACGCGACCCGGCTCGCCGGCATGCTCGAGATGCTCGCGATGCTCAACGTCGCGCTGTTCGTGTTCAACCTCGTGCCGCTGCCGCCGCTGGACGGCGGGCACGTGGCCGCCGCGCTCTGGGAGGGCGGGCGGCGCCAGGTGGCGCGCCTGCGCGGCCTGCCGAGGCCCGGCCCGTTCGACACCGCCCGCCTCGTGCCGGTCGCGTACAGCGTGTTCGTGCTGCTCGCGGGCGTGGGGCTGCTGCTGGCGTGGGCGGACGTGTTCAACCCCGTGCGGGTGTTCGGCTGA
- the ispG gene encoding flavodoxin-dependent (E)-4-hydroxy-3-methylbut-2-enyl-diphosphate synthase has translation MPQAPVPVIAPRRKTRKIRVGKVEVGGDAPISVQSMTTTPTTDINATLQQIAELTASGCDIVRVAVPSQDDAEALPAIARKSQIPVIADIHFQPKYVYAAIDAGCAAVRVNPGNIRKFDDQVKEIARAAADAGVSIRIGVNAGSLDPRLMAKYGKATPEALVESAVWEASLFEEHDFHDFKISVKHNDPVIMVRAYELLSERGDWPLHLGVTEAGPAFQGTIKSATAFGALLSKGIGDTIRVSLSAPPVEEVKVGNQILQSLNLRPRKLEIVSCPSCGRAQVDVYTLAERVTAGLEGMEVPLRVAVMGCVVNGPGEAREADLGVASGNGKGQIFVKGEVIKTVPEAMIVETLIEEAMRLAESMDPVEAGQGTPVVSVG, from the coding sequence ATGCCGCAGGCGCCGGTGCCCGTCATCGCGCCCCGCCGCAAGACGCGCAAGATCCGTGTCGGCAAGGTCGAGGTCGGCGGCGACGCCCCGATCTCGGTGCAGTCGATGACGACGACGCCGACCACCGACATCAACGCCACGCTGCAGCAGATCGCCGAGCTCACCGCCTCGGGCTGCGACATCGTGCGCGTGGCCGTCCCGTCGCAGGACGACGCCGAGGCGCTGCCCGCCATCGCGCGCAAGTCGCAGATCCCCGTGATCGCGGACATCCACTTCCAGCCCAAGTACGTGTACGCCGCGATCGACGCCGGCTGCGCCGCGGTCCGCGTCAACCCGGGCAACATCCGCAAGTTCGACGACCAGGTCAAGGAGATCGCGCGCGCCGCGGCCGACGCCGGCGTCTCGATCCGGATCGGCGTCAACGCCGGCTCCCTCGACCCGCGGCTCATGGCCAAGTACGGCAAGGCCACCCCGGAGGCGCTCGTCGAGTCCGCCGTCTGGGAGGCGTCGCTGTTCGAGGAGCACGACTTCCACGACTTCAAGATCTCCGTCAAGCACAACGACCCCGTGATCATGGTGCGCGCGTACGAGCTGCTCTCCGAGCGGGGCGACTGGCCGCTGCACCTCGGCGTCACCGAGGCCGGGCCCGCGTTCCAGGGCACGATCAAGTCCGCGACCGCCTTCGGCGCGCTGCTCAGCAAGGGCATCGGCGACACGATCCGCGTCTCCCTGTCCGCGCCGCCGGTCGAGGAGGTCAAGGTCGGCAACCAGATCCTCCAGTCGCTGAACCTGCGGCCCCGCAAGCTCGAGATCGTCTCCTGCCCGTCCTGCGGGCGCGCCCAGGTCGACGTGTACACGCTCGCCGAGCGCGTCACCGCCGGCCTCGAGGGCATGGAGGTGCCGCTGCGCGTCGCCGTCATGGGCTGCGTCGTCAACGGCCCCGGCGAGGCCCGCGAGGCCGACCTCGGCGTCGCCTCCGGCAACGGCAAGGGGCAGATCTTCGTCAAGGGCGAGGTCATCAAGACCGTCCCCGAGGCGATGATCGTCGAGACCCTCATCGAGGAGGCCATGCGCCTGGCCGAGTCGATGGACCCGGTCGAGGCCGGCCAGGGCACCCCCGTCGTCTCCGTCGGCTGA
- a CDS encoding GNAT family N-acetyltransferase, with protein MAPRTTTARARVLTDEDVPAALAVCAQDPVAAVLASHRLEHAAVAGLRRAGGEVWGYAEDGVLLAVCWAGANLVPVVPEGDPALLRRAVEAFADLARDRGRRCSSVVGAARPVLDLWALLRGAWPVEREVRAHQPSMVIDTAPSVPADPRVRRSTPDEYDLVLPACIRMFTEEVGYSPASGPGGPYEARVRTLVEQGRSFVLVDRAGTGWRRPRVVFKAEVPAVALGVAQVQGVWVEPERRGERLSEGGMAAVVEATRREIAPTVSLYVNGYNTRAVRAYEAVGFRQVGEYATVLF; from the coding sequence ATGGCACCGCGAACGACCACCGCGCGGGCGCGGGTCCTCACCGACGAGGACGTGCCCGCCGCGCTCGCGGTGTGCGCGCAGGACCCCGTCGCCGCCGTCCTGGCCTCGCACCGGCTGGAGCACGCCGCGGTAGCCGGCCTGCGCCGCGCCGGCGGCGAGGTGTGGGGCTACGCCGAGGACGGCGTGCTGCTCGCCGTGTGCTGGGCCGGTGCCAACCTCGTCCCCGTGGTGCCGGAGGGCGACCCCGCGCTGCTGCGCCGCGCCGTCGAGGCGTTCGCCGACCTGGCCCGCGACCGCGGCCGGCGCTGCTCGTCCGTCGTCGGCGCCGCCCGGCCCGTCCTCGACCTGTGGGCGCTGCTGCGCGGGGCGTGGCCCGTCGAGCGCGAGGTCCGCGCGCACCAGCCGTCGATGGTGATCGACACCGCGCCGTCGGTCCCCGCGGACCCGCGCGTGCGCCGCTCGACGCCCGACGAGTACGACCTCGTGCTGCCCGCGTGCATCCGGATGTTCACCGAGGAGGTCGGGTACTCGCCCGCCTCCGGCCCCGGCGGGCCCTACGAGGCGCGCGTGCGCACGCTCGTCGAGCAGGGGCGCTCGTTCGTGCTCGTGGACCGCGCCGGGACCGGCTGGCGCCGCCCCCGCGTGGTCTTCAAGGCCGAGGTTCCGGCGGTCGCGCTCGGCGTCGCCCAGGTGCAGGGCGTGTGGGTCGAGCCGGAGCGCCGCGGCGAGCGCCTGTCCGAGGGCGGCATGGCCGCTGTCGTCGAGGCGACGCGGCGCGAGATCGCGCCGACGGTCTCGCTCTACGTGAACGGCTACAACACCCGGGCCGTGCGCGCCTACGAGGCCGTGGGCTTCCGCCAGGTGGGGGAGTACGCGACCGTCCTGTTCTGA
- a CDS encoding Fpg/Nei family DNA glycosylase, with protein MPELPEVEALAQFLRGRAVGRTLTRVEVAAISALKTFRPPPTALRGAVVTDVQRHGKWLDLVVDAPDEGPLHVVWHLSRAGWVRWYETLPERPARPGRSPLALRVGLDDGSGFDLTEAGTRKRLAVHVVADPALVPQIATLGVEPLSDAFTPAVLGELLARRNQQVKGLLRDQSTIAGIGNAYSDEILLVARTSPFAPTRSYDAARTAALHTAVRDVLAEAVATASGRPAAELKDAKRRGMRVHGRTGEACPGWDGSPCGDTVHEVSFADSSLQYCPTCQTGGRPLADRRMSRLLR; from the coding sequence GTGCCCGAACTGCCGGAGGTGGAGGCGCTCGCGCAGTTCCTGCGCGGGCGGGCCGTGGGGCGCACGCTGACCCGCGTCGAGGTCGCGGCGATCAGCGCGCTCAAGACGTTCCGGCCGCCGCCGACGGCGCTGCGCGGCGCCGTCGTCACCGACGTGCAGCGGCACGGCAAGTGGCTGGACCTGGTCGTCGACGCCCCCGACGAGGGTCCGCTGCACGTGGTGTGGCACCTCTCGCGCGCCGGGTGGGTGCGCTGGTACGAGACGCTGCCCGAGCGGCCGGCGCGGCCGGGGCGTTCTCCGCTCGCGCTGCGGGTGGGCCTGGACGACGGCAGCGGGTTCGACCTCACCGAGGCCGGCACCCGCAAGCGGCTGGCCGTGCACGTGGTGGCCGACCCCGCGCTGGTGCCGCAGATCGCGACGCTCGGGGTGGAGCCGCTGTCCGACGCGTTCACCCCGGCCGTGCTGGGCGAGCTGCTGGCGCGGCGCAACCAGCAGGTCAAGGGCCTGCTGCGGGACCAGTCGACGATCGCGGGCATCGGCAACGCCTACTCCGACGAGATCCTGCTGGTCGCGCGCACGAGCCCGTTCGCCCCCACGCGCTCGTACGACGCGGCACGCACCGCGGCCCTGCACACCGCGGTCCGGGACGTGCTCGCCGAGGCGGTGGCGACGGCGTCGGGGCGCCCGGCGGCCGAGCTCAAGGACGCCAAGCGCCGGGGCATGCGGGTGCACGGGCGCACGGGTGAGGCCTGCCCCGGCTGGGACGGCAGCCCGTGCGGCGACACCGTGCACGAGGTGTCGTTCGCGGACTCCTCGCTGCAGTACTGCCCCACGTGCCAGACGGGCGGGCGCCCGCTCGCCGACCGCCGCATGTCCCGCCTCCTGCGGTGA
- a CDS encoding proline--tRNA ligase: MLLRMSTLFVRTLREDPADAEVASHRLLVRAGYIRRAAPGIYTWLPLGLRVLAKVEAVVREEMAAIGAQEVHFPALLPKEPYEATGRWTEYGPNIFRLKDRRDGDYLLAPTHEEMFTLLVKDLYSSYKDLPLALYQIQTKYRDEARPRAGLIRGREFVMKDAYTFDVDDEGLDRAYEAQRGAYQRIFDRLGLEHVIVAATSGAMGGSRSEEFLTPTAIGEDTFVRSPGGYAANVEAVTTVVPDPVDWSDAPAAHVEDTPGTPTIESLVAVANERQPRADRPWTAADTLKNVVLALVHPGGERELVVVGLPGDREVDLKRLDAAVAPAEVEPAGDADFAAHPELVKGYIGPRALGPNAPTGADGERTAVRYLLDPRVAPGTRWITGADEPGKHVFDLVAGRDFTADGTVEAAEVRAGDPAPDGSGPLELARGIEIGHIFQLGRKYAQALGLTVLDRNGKQVVVTMGSYGIGVTRVLAALAEANHDDAGLAWPAHVAPAHVHVIATGKDPAVFEAAEALATTLSARGIEVLYDDRPGKVSPGVKFADAELLGVPLVVVVGRGLAEGLVEVRPRVGGQSEQVPVDTAADRVAELVDALLAG; encoded by the coding sequence ATGCTCCTGCGCATGTCCACGCTGTTCGTCCGCACCCTGCGCGAGGACCCCGCCGACGCCGAGGTCGCCAGCCACCGGCTGCTCGTGCGTGCGGGGTACATCCGCCGCGCCGCCCCCGGCATCTACACCTGGCTCCCGCTCGGCCTGCGCGTCCTGGCCAAGGTCGAGGCCGTGGTGCGTGAGGAGATGGCCGCGATCGGCGCCCAGGAGGTGCACTTCCCGGCGCTGCTGCCGAAGGAGCCCTACGAGGCGACCGGCCGGTGGACCGAGTACGGCCCCAACATCTTCCGCCTCAAGGACCGGCGCGACGGCGACTACCTCCTCGCCCCCACGCACGAGGAGATGTTCACGCTCCTGGTCAAGGACCTGTACTCCTCGTACAAGGACCTGCCGCTGGCGCTCTACCAGATCCAGACCAAGTACCGCGACGAGGCCCGCCCCCGTGCCGGGCTGATCCGCGGGCGCGAGTTCGTCATGAAGGACGCCTACACGTTCGACGTCGACGACGAGGGGCTCGACCGCGCCTACGAGGCCCAGCGGGGTGCGTACCAGCGCATCTTCGACCGCCTCGGGCTCGAGCACGTCATCGTCGCCGCGACGTCCGGGGCGATGGGGGGCTCGCGCTCGGAGGAGTTCCTCACGCCCACGGCCATCGGCGAGGACACGTTCGTGCGCTCGCCCGGCGGGTACGCCGCCAACGTCGAGGCCGTCACCACCGTCGTCCCCGACCCGGTCGACTGGTCCGACGCCCCCGCGGCGCACGTCGAGGACACGCCGGGCACGCCGACGATCGAGTCCCTCGTCGCCGTCGCGAACGAGCGGCAGCCCCGCGCGGACCGGCCCTGGACCGCCGCGGACACGCTGAAGAACGTCGTCCTGGCCCTCGTGCACCCCGGCGGGGAGCGCGAGCTCGTCGTCGTCGGCCTGCCCGGCGACCGCGAGGTCGACCTCAAGCGCCTCGACGCCGCCGTCGCCCCGGCCGAGGTCGAGCCCGCCGGCGACGCGGACTTCGCCGCGCACCCCGAGCTGGTCAAGGGGTACATCGGGCCCCGCGCCCTCGGGCCCAACGCGCCCACGGGCGCCGACGGCGAGCGGACGGCCGTGCGGTACCTGCTCGACCCGCGGGTGGCCCCCGGGACCCGGTGGATCACGGGTGCCGACGAGCCCGGCAAGCACGTGTTCGACCTCGTGGCGGGCCGCGACTTCACCGCGGACGGCACCGTCGAGGCGGCCGAGGTCCGCGCCGGCGACCCCGCGCCCGACGGCTCCGGCCCGCTCGAGCTCGCCCGCGGCATCGAGATCGGCCACATCTTCCAGCTCGGCCGCAAGTACGCCCAGGCGCTCGGCCTGACCGTGCTCGACCGCAACGGCAAGCAGGTCGTCGTCACCATGGGCTCGTACGGCATCGGCGTCACGCGCGTGCTGGCGGCGCTCGCCGAGGCGAACCACGACGACGCCGGGCTCGCCTGGCCCGCGCACGTGGCACCCGCGCACGTGCACGTGATCGCCACCGGCAAGGACCCCGCCGTCTTCGAGGCCGCCGAGGCGCTCGCCACGACGCTGTCCGCGCGCGGCATCGAGGTGCTCTACGACGACCGGCCGGGGAAGGTGTCGCCCGGCGTGAAGTTCGCGGACGCCGAGCTGCTCGGCGTCCCGCTCGTCGTCGTCGTTGGCCGCGGCCTGGCCGAGGGCCTCGTCGAGGTCCGGCCCCGCGTCGGCGGGCAGTCCGAGCAGGTGCCCGTGGACACGGCCGCCGACCGCGTCGCCGAGCTCGTCGACGCGCTGCTCGCGGGCTGA
- a CDS encoding DUF4439 domain-containing protein encodes MDDAPPRSRTRPWSRPPTTAPTTAPAPAPPTTGAPVPAGASRGAHGRRPAVVSALVVVGALVLGACGLRAETPAPLEPSPDALEQVRARTVDDALALAHAADALAGSDAADDVLAVLTDAGTWSVAHADALGGVYDSGLPEPTVSTTAPAPSPTAVPDPDDVLADLVDAGATASADADTASDGTLGRLVGSVAVARGTLASRLADALGVPVPEATSDAPTDDATAGPSDDPSDDVSGAAGPTPGADPSATSGTDPEALVALVLAHDEAGFGFEVLAARLDGADREASLAAASRHRAAATDHAEAAGLVGTARDPRRASYALPAELQDGAVLTDLARRLETTVADAASAALATTPAGARAPLLAELATATTAASRWGAAPVPFPGMPELAATGTATDDATDAAPGTDG; translated from the coding sequence ATGGACGACGCCCCGCCCCGCTCCCGGACCCGTCCGTGGTCCCGCCCGCCGACCACGGCCCCGACCACCGCCCCGGCACCCGCTCCCCCGACGACGGGAGCGCCCGTGCCCGCGGGTGCGAGCCGTGGCGCGCACGGCCGTCGTCCGGCCGTCGTCTCGGCGCTCGTCGTCGTCGGCGCCCTCGTGCTCGGGGCCTGCGGGCTGCGCGCGGAGACCCCGGCGCCGCTCGAGCCGTCCCCCGACGCGCTGGAGCAGGTCCGCGCCCGGACGGTGGACGACGCCCTCGCCCTGGCGCACGCCGCGGACGCGCTCGCCGGCTCCGACGCGGCCGACGACGTCCTGGCCGTGCTGACCGACGCGGGCACGTGGTCGGTCGCGCACGCCGACGCCCTGGGCGGCGTCTACGACTCGGGGCTGCCCGAACCCACCGTCTCGACGACCGCGCCCGCGCCGTCCCCGACGGCCGTCCCGGACCCGGACGACGTGCTGGCCGACCTCGTCGACGCGGGCGCGACCGCGTCCGCCGACGCCGACACGGCCTCCGACGGCACGCTGGGGCGTCTCGTCGGCTCGGTCGCGGTCGCGCGCGGCACCCTGGCGTCGCGCCTCGCCGACGCGCTCGGCGTCCCTGTCCCGGAGGCGACGTCCGACGCGCCGACCGACGACGCGACCGCCGGGCCGTCGGACGACCCGTCCGACGACGTCTCCGGCGCCGCGGGCCCGACGCCGGGGGCCGACCCCTCGGCGACCTCCGGCACGGACCCCGAGGCGCTGGTGGCGCTCGTGCTCGCGCACGACGAGGCGGGGTTCGGGTTCGAGGTCCTGGCCGCGCGCCTCGACGGGGCGGACCGCGAGGCCTCGCTGGCCGCGGCCTCGCGCCACCGCGCCGCGGCGACCGACCACGCCGAGGCCGCCGGTCTGGTGGGCACGGCGCGCGACCCCCGTCGGGCGTCGTACGCGCTGCCCGCGGAGCTGCAGGACGGGGCGGTGCTCACCGATCTCGCGCGGCGGCTGGAGACGACGGTCGCGGACGCGGCGTCGGCGGCGCTGGCCACGACGCCGGCCGGGGCACGCGCACCGCTGCTGGCCGAGCTCGCGACGGCCACGACGGCGGCGTCCCGCTGGGGCGCGGCCCCCGTGCCGTTCCCCGGCATGCCGGAGCTCGCGGCGACCGGCACCGCGACGGACGACGCCACCGACGCCGCACCGGGCACCGACGGCTGA
- the rimP gene encoding ribosome maturation factor RimP, with product MVAPSSAARVREVVDPAVRGAGLLLEDLEVVRAGARSVVRVVVDVDDADAELDLDRVGEVTRAVSDALDASDAVHGHYTLEVSSPGVDRPLTQPRHWRRATGRLVVLTRADGTSVRGRLQDAGAGDAPTLVVVPLGVPAKGRPVREGAPVEVVWADVRAGRVEVDMSGLGPADDDGPGEG from the coding sequence ATGGTCGCGCCATCGTCCGCCGCACGGGTGCGTGAGGTCGTCGACCCCGCCGTGCGCGGTGCCGGGCTGCTGCTGGAGGACCTGGAGGTCGTCCGGGCCGGCGCCCGTTCGGTCGTCCGGGTCGTGGTGGACGTCGACGACGCCGACGCCGAGCTGGACCTCGACCGGGTCGGCGAGGTCACGCGGGCCGTCTCGGACGCGCTCGACGCGTCCGACGCCGTGCACGGGCACTACACGCTCGAGGTGAGCAGCCCCGGCGTGGACCGGCCGCTGACGCAGCCGCGGCACTGGCGGCGCGCGACGGGCCGGCTCGTCGTGCTCACGCGGGCGGACGGCACCTCGGTGCGCGGACGCCTGCAGGACGCGGGTGCCGGCGACGCGCCGACGCTGGTCGTCGTGCCCCTCGGGGTGCCCGCCAAGGGCCGTCCCGTGCGGGAGGGCGCCCCGGTCGAGGTGGTGTGGGCCGACGTGCGCGCCGGGCGCGTCGAGGTGGACATGAGCGGGCTGGGGCCCGCCGACGACGACGGACCTGGAGAAGGCTGA